The proteins below come from a single Hyphomicrobium denitrificans ATCC 51888 genomic window:
- a CDS encoding TetR/AcrR family transcriptional regulator, producing the protein MTDLRPKTRRRLDKQAILEAAFELFAEEGESGFSIRKLAASVGVDPMTVLHHFRSKDELLRAIADHAVRGVEIPRATESWQNDLKAVANTFRSLAHRYPRVFHLHFRYHATGPADHVASEIVYCAMRRAGLPDDRAAGLGLAFYAFVLGFALAEAEGLLRPINDADEAELDALDADAYKSTRALIPALKGLDPDLAFSASMDAFIAGVANFSDRTSS; encoded by the coding sequence ATGACTGACCTGAGACCTAAGACGCGGCGCCGGCTCGATAAGCAGGCGATCCTCGAGGCGGCGTTCGAGCTGTTCGCCGAGGAGGGGGAATCCGGCTTTTCCATTCGCAAGCTCGCGGCGTCCGTGGGGGTCGACCCGATGACGGTGCTGCATCACTTCCGGTCGAAAGACGAACTCTTACGGGCGATCGCCGATCATGCCGTGCGGGGCGTCGAGATACCCCGAGCGACGGAAAGCTGGCAGAACGATCTCAAGGCCGTCGCCAACACGTTTCGCTCGCTGGCGCATCGCTACCCGCGCGTCTTCCATTTACATTTTCGCTACCATGCGACCGGTCCCGCGGATCACGTCGCGAGCGAGATCGTCTATTGCGCGATGCGGCGTGCGGGTCTTCCTGATGATCGTGCGGCGGGTCTCGGGCTTGCGTTCTACGCGTTCGTGCTTGGTTTCGCGCTGGCCGAAGCCGAAGGCTTGCTGCGACCGATCAACGACGCCGACGAAGCAGAACTCGATGCGCTGGACGCCGATGCCTACAAGTCGACGCGGGCCCTCATTCCAGCGCTCAAGGGGCTCGATCCGGATCTGGCCTTCAGCGCTTCGATGGATGCGTTCATTGCGGGCGTCGCGAATTTCTCGGACCGCACGTCGAGCTGA
- a CDS encoding PQQ-dependent sugar dehydrogenase, translating into MNQIASGANVRSALKSGLASILISGLSLFIPSDAGAEVSVGEPQSSSTIAPPEYVDERDLPFELRPLVAKRLEMPWAIAFLPDGRALVTERPGRLRLIEGDHMLDEPIAGVPEVAFGGHSGLLDVLVDRDFPTTRRIFLSLMHNGPDGSTIRIVSARLEDKALEDTKVIFESRPAIKATDQIGGRLAFGPDGMLYLTIGDRFQMQRAQNLLDDGGKIIRINTDGSIPQDNPFVGRDDALPEIYSYGHRNPQGIIANAGDGQLWSIEQGPKGGDELNIITSGSNYGWPIVTYGVNYDDTTISNLTTAPGMVDSVHHWVPSVATASLVAYSGNVMPDDWQGNFLVGTLVGQCLIRLEVTNGVVTRERRYFHDKIGRIRDVAVSPDGFIYLLTDGTEASLYRLEPTQDLVAKARPF; encoded by the coding sequence TTGAACCAGATCGCATCGGGCGCGAATGTCCGTTCTGCTCTCAAAAGTGGCCTCGCCAGCATTCTCATTTCAGGACTTTCCCTTTTTATTCCGAGTGATGCAGGTGCCGAAGTCTCGGTCGGCGAGCCGCAGTCGTCCTCGACGATCGCGCCACCCGAATACGTTGACGAACGCGACCTCCCCTTCGAACTGCGCCCGCTCGTTGCGAAACGGCTCGAAATGCCGTGGGCAATCGCATTTCTGCCCGATGGGCGCGCGCTGGTGACGGAACGCCCCGGACGGCTCCGCCTCATCGAAGGCGACCACATGCTGGATGAGCCGATCGCAGGCGTACCCGAGGTTGCCTTCGGCGGCCACTCCGGCCTGCTCGACGTCCTCGTCGACCGCGATTTTCCGACCACCCGGCGCATCTTTCTCTCGCTGATGCATAACGGACCGGACGGTTCGACCATTCGCATCGTCAGCGCACGCCTGGAAGACAAGGCGCTCGAAGACACGAAGGTCATTTTCGAAAGCCGTCCCGCAATCAAGGCCACCGACCAGATCGGCGGCCGTCTCGCCTTCGGGCCGGACGGGATGCTCTATCTGACGATCGGCGATCGCTTTCAGATGCAGCGCGCGCAAAATCTGCTCGACGACGGCGGCAAGATCATCCGCATCAACACCGACGGCAGCATTCCCCAGGATAACCCCTTCGTCGGCCGTGACGACGCGCTTCCCGAAATCTACAGCTACGGCCACCGCAATCCGCAGGGTATCATCGCCAATGCCGGTGACGGCCAGCTCTGGTCGATCGAGCAAGGCCCGAAGGGCGGCGATGAACTCAACATCATCACCTCGGGAAGCAACTACGGCTGGCCGATCGTGACCTACGGCGTCAACTACGACGACACCACCATTTCAAACCTCACGACGGCTCCTGGCATGGTCGATTCGGTGCACCATTGGGTGCCGTCGGTCGCGACCGCGAGCCTCGTCGCCTACAGCGGCAACGTCATGCCGGACGACTGGCAGGGCAACTTCCTCGTCGGCACGCTGGTCGGACAATGCCTGATCCGTCTCGAAGTGACGAACGGAGTCGTGACCCGTGAACGCCGTTATTTCCACGACAAGATCGGCCGCATTCGCGACGTCGCGGTCTCTCCGGATGGCTTCATCTACCTTCTGACCGACGGCACCGAAGCTTCGCTGTATCGGCTCGAACCGACCCAAGACCTCGTGGCCAAAGCCAGGCCGTTCTAG
- a CDS encoding chaperone modulator CbpM, with protein MQYREFLVRAHLEDNVVKEWVTAGWLIPAGDEGQAEFTEVDIARAHLITDLKGGIGVNDEGVSVVLHLLDQLHGLRRTLGDILAAVHAGPDDLREQLLSHLGNFPAQSDRNPDK; from the coding sequence ATGCAGTATCGAGAGTTTCTGGTTCGCGCCCACCTCGAAGACAACGTCGTCAAGGAATGGGTGACGGCCGGCTGGCTCATCCCTGCCGGTGACGAAGGCCAGGCGGAATTCACCGAGGTCGACATAGCCCGCGCCCACCTCATAACCGACCTCAAGGGCGGCATCGGCGTCAATGACGAGGGGGTGTCCGTGGTCTTGCACCTGCTCGACCAGCTGCACGGTCTTCGGCGAACGCTCGGCGATATCCTCGCCGCCGTCCACGCGGGACCGGACGACCTGCGCGAGCAGCTGCTGTCACACCTTGGTAATTTTCCGGCACAGTCTGATCGGAACCCGGACAAATAA
- a CDS encoding DnaJ C-terminal domain-containing protein — MSDDPYKVLGVARDASQNDIQKAYRKLAKKLHPDLNPGNKAAEDEFKKVSAAYELVGDADKRARFDKGEIDASGAETPKREYYRNYAGGDADSYANAGGYSDFASDDDLFSSMFRRSSTSRSNVRMRGQDEHYKLALDFLDAVNGASRQVTLPDGSVLDVSIPAGTRDGQTLRLRGKGSPGFNGGEPGDALVEVEIRPHPVFTRKGDDIQVELQLPLADAVLGGKIKVPTIDGTVTMTVPKWSNSGRTLRLKGKGIKRADTLPGDEYVTLKIMLPEKPDPELEKLVSEWQQGTGAARHDTEA, encoded by the coding sequence TTGAGCGACGATCCATACAAGGTGCTTGGCGTCGCACGTGACGCATCGCAGAATGACATCCAGAAAGCCTATCGCAAGCTTGCGAAAAAACTGCATCCCGATCTCAACCCCGGCAACAAGGCCGCCGAGGACGAGTTCAAGAAAGTTTCGGCGGCTTACGAACTCGTCGGCGACGCCGACAAGCGCGCGCGTTTCGACAAGGGCGAGATCGATGCGTCGGGCGCTGAAACGCCGAAGCGGGAGTATTATCGCAACTACGCCGGGGGCGATGCCGATTCCTACGCGAACGCAGGCGGATATTCCGACTTCGCGAGCGACGACGATCTCTTTTCCTCGATGTTCCGCCGTTCCTCGACGTCCCGTAGCAACGTCCGCATGCGCGGCCAGGATGAGCACTACAAGCTCGCGTTGGATTTCCTCGATGCCGTCAACGGCGCAAGCCGCCAGGTGACGCTGCCCGACGGTTCCGTGCTGGATGTATCCATCCCGGCCGGAACGCGCGACGGGCAAACACTGCGCCTGCGCGGCAAGGGTTCGCCCGGCTTCAACGGCGGCGAGCCAGGCGACGCGCTCGTCGAGGTCGAGATCCGGCCGCATCCCGTATTCACGCGCAAGGGCGACGATATTCAAGTCGAGCTGCAGTTGCCGCTCGCCGATGCCGTGCTCGGCGGCAAGATCAAGGTGCCGACGATCGACGGCACCGTGACGATGACCGTGCCGAAATGGTCGAACAGCGGCCGCACGCTTCGTCTCAAAGGCAAGGGCATCAAGCGGGCCGACACGCTACCCGGTGACGAGTACGTCACCCTGAAGATCATGCTGCCGGAAAAGCCCGACCCCGAGCTCGAAAAACTCGTCTCGGAATGGCAGCAAGGCACGGGCGCCGCCCGGCACGACACGGAGGCATGA
- a CDS encoding Rap1a/Tai family immunity protein: MDLTFQTLDPNDSGLGRTYPKDSSLAKIFSIVALCVLMLQATPVSAEPDVHTAKFWLPHCQKSDMACIGYLQALLDINNLERENGYHVQWCAPEIIKLEDLRVVIVRKLKAEPDSLSSPFVRVATNALISAYPCLEDLIK; encoded by the coding sequence GTGGACTTGACGTTTCAAACTCTCGATCCGAATGATAGCGGCTTGGGCCGCACGTACCCGAAGGATAGTTCGCTGGCCAAGATTTTCTCTATTGTCGCGTTGTGCGTGTTGATGCTTCAAGCAACGCCTGTCAGCGCCGAGCCGGATGTCCACACGGCGAAATTCTGGCTGCCGCATTGTCAGAAGTCCGACATGGCCTGCATCGGGTATCTGCAGGCTTTGCTCGACATCAACAATCTCGAGCGTGAAAACGGATACCATGTCCAGTGGTGCGCGCCGGAAATCATCAAACTCGAAGATTTGCGCGTGGTCATCGTTCGCAAGCTCAAGGCCGAGCCGGACAGTCTGTCGTCGCCGTTCGTAAGGGTTGCGACCAACGCCCTGATCTCGGCGTATCCGTGTCTTGAAGATCTGATCAAATGA
- a CDS encoding polyhydroxyalkanoic acid system family protein, with protein sequence MTKPVLVTIPHSLGREEAIRRLKSGLGSASASLPVLKIDEETWTDNRLAFRFTALGQTAEGTADVEDDSVRIEVLLPWFLQKVAEVVQSTIKSRAQILLEKK encoded by the coding sequence ATGACGAAACCTGTTTTGGTTACCATTCCACATAGCCTCGGCAGGGAGGAAGCTATCCGCCGGCTGAAGTCGGGCCTCGGATCGGCGTCCGCGAGCCTGCCGGTCCTCAAGATCGACGAGGAGACGTGGACCGACAACCGGCTCGCTTTTCGTTTCACCGCCCTCGGCCAGACCGCGGAAGGAACAGCTGACGTCGAAGACGACAGCGTGCGCATCGAAGTCTTGCTTCCTTGGTTCCTGCAGAAGGTCGCCGAGGTCGTTCAATCGACAATCAAGTCGCGCGCTCAGATCCTGCTCGAAAAGAAATAG